The Nitrospirae bacterium YQR-1 genomic interval AGGATATCTGACCTCACATCTTTTAGCCTTTGGGCTCTGGGAGTACATGGGGATTCGGATTGAGGCCGAGCGGTTTCTTGCCGAATAGGCCAGATTTACCGGTGCTTCAAACCCCGGCACCAGTCTCTTATAGGAGTTGGTTGTAGGGTTGGTTATAGCGGCCAGTGCCCTTGAGTGCTTAAGAATTCCGCCAATGTAGTGCAGGGCCATCTCACTGAGACCCGCATAGCCGTCCCCTGCAAACAAAGCTTTACCGTCTTTCCACAGACTCTGATGAGTGTGCATACCGGAGCCGTTGTCACCAAAGAGCGGTTTAGGCATAAAGGTCACTGTCCTGCCGTTTTTAAAAGCTACGTTTTTAATTACATACTTAAACATCATCACAAAGTCCGCCATCTTTACAAGCGGGGAAAACTTCATGTCTATTTCACCCTGTCCCGCTGTTGCCACCTCATGGTGCTGTGCCTCTATCTCTATGCCGCACGCCTGAAGCACCATACACATCTCAGAGCGAAGGTCCTCAAATACATCTGTTGGTGATACCGGAAAGTATCCCTCTTTAAAACGGGGTTTGTAAGCAAGATTTGGTTTTTCGTCACGCCCTGAGTTCCATATCCCTTCGATGGAATCTATATGGTAGTAACCCTCGTGAGCTTTCTGGTCAAAGCGCACATCATCAAAAATGAAAAACTCCGCCTCAGGGCCGAAATATGCAGTATCGGCAATCCCTGTTGACTTCAGATAGTTTACCGCCTTCATTGCAATGTAGCGAGGGTCACGGCTGTAGGATTCCTTTGTTATCGGATCCAGAATATTGCATATAAGGTTTAACGTGGTGTGCAGCCTGAAAGGATCAATAAAAGCCGATGTCGGGTCAGGAAGTAACAACATATCGGAAGCATTGATGGCCTGCCAACCCCTTATGGATGATCCGTCAAAACCAAAGCCCTCCTCAAAGGACTCCTCCTTCAATTGACCTATCGGCACTGATAGGTTCTGCCACACTCCGGGAAAATCAACAAACAGTAAATTCACCATTACAACATTTCTTCTCTTGGCTAGCTCAAGTACCTCTTTTGGCGTCATTTGTTTTCTAAACCTCCATTTCTTAAGTTTTTTCTTAGAGAGCTATGTCTCCTCTCTCTCCTGTCCTTATTCTTACAGCATCTTCAACACTGTAGATGAAAATTTTGCCGTCGCCGATTTTACCGGTTTTAGCAGCCTTCTCTATGGCCTCAATCACCTTCTCAACCAAATCATCCGGCACTACCACCTCGATTTTCACCTTGGGGATAAAATCTATAACATACTCCGTACCCCTGTAAACCTCCGTATGCCCCTTCTGTCTTCCAAAACCTTTAACCTCCGTCACCGTCATGCCCGCCACACCCAAAACATGCAAGGCATCCTTGACATCATCAAGTTTAAAGGGTTTAATTATTGCGTCTATTTTTTTCAAGTAAAACCCTCCTTTCCCGGGTATTTATGTTATGTTCCAAAAAATTCACCATAAAAATCCATAGCACGCTTTAAATACGAATCAAAAATCTCATCGGTTTGTTTCCTTAACTCCCCGAGGTCAACGTTCTCTGTGCTCATCCACTCCATAACCATTTGCTTGTTGACTTCCATGTGAAACTGAAAAGCATACACTGTGTTTTTGTACTTAAACGCCTGGTTAGGGTAGAGCTCCGAGGAAGCAAGTCTCAGCCCTCCCTCGGGAATATCAAAAGTTTCACCGTGCCAGTGGAATACTTTTAGTGTTGATGTCTCCGGCACTATGAGTTTTGAAAAAGCGCTGTCGTCAATACCTGCGGCTGTTGCTTTAATGTTATACCAGCCTATTTCTGGAGCCGGCCCCCTATAGACCCTCTGCCTTAAAACTCCGGCTATCATCTGAGCGCCCAGGCAAATCCCCAGAACCCTTTTCCCTTTATCTATGAACTCCCTTACCAGTGCCTCTTCCAGTTTTAAAAAAGGGTACTTCTCCGTGTCGTTAACACTCATAGGGCCCCCAAGTATTACAAGGGAATCAAACCCCTCCGTCTCTGGAATTTTCTCTTGTTTCAGATAAACTATTTTATAGGCGATGGAATTACTGTTAAGGTAATCCACAATAGTGCCGGGGCCCTCGTTAGCTATGTTTTTCACTATCAGGACTGACACCGCATAACCTCCATTGTGGCCATAGTTTGCACAAAATCACAGTATTCTAACAAATGAACGTTTAAAAATACATAGCTATTTATTATTTTGCTATAATAATAAATAACAAGCAATAAAAATAAATTTTTAAGGAATGTATATGAACAAACTTTTAGCCTCCGCCATATTTTTTCTTTCCGGCTTTATGCTTGCCATATATCCACACTTTCTGCTTCCACTTAGAAACTTTGTAAGTACCGCCAAAGCTAATGTCCTAAATATCTGCTTTATCCACTATCACCCTGAGTTATATCTTGGTATCGGCGCTATGGCTGCCGCTATTTTATCATTTAAATACAAAAAAATTCACTTTATTTCAATTTTAATCTCCGCCGCTGCACTAATCCATGCTCTTACCCTAAACCCTGTAAGCTACTACTTGTCTGAAAAGGAAATTTTAGTGGCAGCCAATACCGTATCCATAAGGGCACATTCCGGTATTAAGTATATGATCTTAACCATTGCCGCCGTTATGCTTTTAACTTCACTCTG includes:
- the glnA gene encoding type I glutamate--ammonia ligase, whose translation is MTPKEVLELAKRRNVVMVNLLFVDFPGVWQNLSVPIGQLKEESFEEGFGFDGSSIRGWQAINASDMLLLPDPTSAFIDPFRLHTTLNLICNILDPITKESYSRDPRYIAMKAVNYLKSTGIADTAYFGPEAEFFIFDDVRFDQKAHEGYYHIDSIEGIWNSGRDEKPNLAYKPRFKEGYFPVSPTDVFEDLRSEMCMVLQACGIEIEAQHHEVATAGQGEIDMKFSPLVKMADFVMMFKYVIKNVAFKNGRTVTFMPKPLFGDNGSGMHTHQSLWKDGKALFAGDGYAGLSEMALHYIGGILKHSRALAAITNPTTNSYKRLVPGFEAPVNLAYSARNRSASIRIPMYSQSPKAKRCEVRYPDPSCNPYLAFAAMLMAGLDGVQNRIDPGEALDKDLYDLEPEELASVPQMPGSLDEALNNLEAGHDFLLKGDVFTEDSLKTWISYKRTNEVDAMRLRPHPYEFFLYYDI
- a CDS encoding P-II family nitrogen regulator, with the protein product MKKIDAIIKPFKLDDVKDALHVLGVAGMTVTEVKGFGRQKGHTEVYRGTEYVIDFIPKVKIEVVVPDDLVEKVIEAIEKAAKTGKIGDGKIFIYSVEDAVRIRTGERGDIAL
- a CDS encoding type 1 glutamine amidotransferase codes for the protein MSVLIVKNIANEGPGTIVDYLNSNSIAYKIVYLKQEKIPETEGFDSLVILGGPMSVNDTEKYPFLKLEEALVREFIDKGKRVLGICLGAQMIAGVLRQRVYRGPAPEIGWYNIKATAAGIDDSAFSKLIVPETSTLKVFHWHGETFDIPEGGLRLASSELYPNQAFKYKNTVYAFQFHMEVNKQMVMEWMSTENVDLGELRKQTDEIFDSYLKRAMDFYGEFFGT